From the genome of Longimicrobium sp.:
GACCACCTCAAGGCGAACGGCTACACGGTGGAGGTGCACGACGTGGAGCAGGTGGAGCCGGTCAAGGCGGAGTGGGGCGTCCCCGCGGCCCTCGCATCGTGCCACACCGCCAAGGTGGGCGGCTACGTCTTCGAGGGGCACGTCCCCGCCGAGGTCATCCAGCGCGTCCTGCGCGAGAAGCCCCAGATCGCGGGCGTCGCCGTCCCCGGCATGCCGATGGGCTCGCCCGGGATGGAAGGGCCGTTCAAGGACCACTACGACGTGATCGCCTTCGACCGCAACGGCAACACGCGGGTGTACGAGAGCCGGTGAACGGGGGCGGGGGCGCCGGGGGCGTGCGGCGCCGGGGGCGGGACAACGGACGCGCGCGCCACGCCGGGGG
Proteins encoded in this window:
- a CDS encoding DUF411 domain-containing protein codes for the protein MKHVLRATLILALTAACARPSGEVSSADAAPAQSPAAVHASGAHAEGTARAPGAAAAASALLAVVYKTPTCGCCAKWVDHLKANGYTVEVHDVEQVEPVKAEWGVPAALASCHTAKVGGYVFEGHVPAEVIQRVLREKPQIAGVAVPGMPMGSPGMEGPFKDHYDVIAFDRNGNTRVYESR